The Stieleria sp. JC731 genome has a segment encoding these proteins:
- a CDS encoding DUF6653 family protein, which translates to MTHDENEKTNQPSRLFKATEAAMLMDDLTWQRHANPWSGWTRVATMPLLSIAIWSRVWIQWWALVPITLVAIWIWVNPRLFPPPKSLDNWMSRGVLGEQIWLGRVQAAIASHHLAVVRATTWIAGVGGIVWIVGLITLNLTAAVAGLSISMLGKLWFLDRMVWIYRDHEASLDDRPSKSSC; encoded by the coding sequence ATGACACACGACGAAAACGAAAAAACAAACCAACCAAGTCGTCTCTTCAAGGCAACCGAAGCGGCGATGTTGATGGATGATTTGACGTGGCAGCGGCATGCGAATCCCTGGAGCGGTTGGACGCGAGTCGCGACGATGCCGCTGTTGTCGATCGCAATCTGGAGTCGGGTTTGGATCCAATGGTGGGCGCTGGTTCCCATCACTTTGGTTGCGATTTGGATTTGGGTGAACCCTCGCCTGTTTCCACCTCCCAAGTCGTTGGACAACTGGATGTCCCGTGGCGTCTTGGGCGAGCAAATCTGGTTGGGGCGGGTGCAGGCCGCCATCGCCAGCCATCATCTTGCGGTCGTGCGTGCGACGACTTGGATTGCCGGTGTCGGAGGAATTGTTTGGATCGTCGGGCTGATCACCTTGAATTTAACCGCGGCGGTTGCCGGATTGAGCATTTCGATGCTGGGGAAGCTATGGTTTCTCGATCGGATGGTTTGGATCTATCGAGATCATGAGGCGTCTTTGGATGATCGCCCTAGCAAAAGTTCTTGCTAG
- a CDS encoding SufS family cysteine desulfurase, which yields MGFDPLEVRKDFPILSRNAASGEALAFLDNAASAQRPTVVIDAMSDCYRQYYANVHRGIHTLSEESTAAYEAARETTRSFLNAKSLAEVIFTAGTTAAINLVAYSWGSKFIGPDDVILLTIAEHHANIVPWHQLAQRVGCKVEFLPLGDDFTIDDSVVQDRLETLRPKLFAFASSSNVLGTNFPVERWTKLAHQFGAKVLVDAAQAAPHQQIDVQKWDADFVVFSGHKACGPSGIGVLYGRESILDEMPAFLGGGGMIDKVTTSGFSTIHLPEKFEAGTPPIVEAIGLASALQYLTDLGFDNIQRHEHQLCEMADSAMRQIDGVEIIGPTPDKKTGIVSFAVEGVHAHDIAQWLDTRGIAVRAGHHCAMPLHESLGKTATARASFYLYNTAEEVERFVAAVKEVREKFARSGRRRRRRQVAAE from the coding sequence ATGGGATTCGATCCCCTCGAAGTTCGCAAAGACTTTCCCATCCTAAGCCGCAACGCGGCATCGGGCGAAGCGCTTGCATTTTTGGACAACGCAGCTAGCGCGCAGCGCCCCACCGTCGTCATTGACGCGATGTCGGACTGTTATCGTCAGTACTACGCTAACGTTCATCGTGGCATCCATACGCTAAGCGAAGAATCAACCGCCGCGTACGAGGCAGCGCGTGAGACGACACGAAGTTTCCTGAATGCTAAATCACTTGCCGAAGTGATCTTCACCGCAGGGACAACGGCCGCGATCAACTTGGTCGCGTATTCATGGGGATCTAAGTTCATCGGCCCCGATGATGTCATTCTGTTAACAATCGCCGAACACCACGCGAACATCGTTCCCTGGCATCAATTGGCACAGCGGGTTGGGTGCAAAGTTGAATTTTTGCCGCTAGGCGATGACTTCACGATTGATGACAGCGTCGTACAAGATCGGCTGGAGACACTACGCCCCAAACTGTTTGCTTTTGCCTCGAGCAGCAACGTGCTCGGCACGAACTTTCCGGTCGAGCGCTGGACGAAGCTGGCGCATCAGTTTGGTGCCAAAGTCCTTGTTGATGCAGCTCAGGCAGCACCACACCAACAGATCGACGTACAAAAGTGGGATGCAGACTTCGTTGTCTTTAGTGGGCACAAAGCCTGTGGCCCGTCTGGAATTGGCGTCCTCTACGGTCGTGAATCCATCCTCGATGAGATGCCCGCATTTCTGGGTGGTGGCGGAATGATCGACAAGGTCACAACAAGTGGCTTTTCGACGATCCACTTGCCAGAAAAGTTCGAAGCAGGAACACCTCCGATCGTCGAAGCGATTGGCTTGGCAAGCGCCTTGCAATACTTGACGGATCTAGGGTTTGACAACATCCAACGGCACGAACATCAACTCTGCGAGATGGCCGATTCCGCCATGCGTCAGATCGATGGCGTCGAAATTATCGGGCCGACCCCCGACAAGAAAACGGGGATTGTCAGCTTCGCTGTCGAGGGAGTTCACGCGCACGACATCGCTCAGTGGCTTGATACACGTGGGATCGCAGTTCGCGCCGGACACCATTGTGCGATGCCGCTGCACGAATCGTTGGGTAAAACGGCGACAGCGCGAGCGAGCTTTTATCTTTACAACACCGCCGAAGAAGTCGAACGCTTCGTCGCCGCGGTAAAAGAAGTTCGTGAAAAATTCGCCCGAAGCGGACGTCGTCGTCGCAGACGCCAAGTTGCGGCTGAGTAG
- a CDS encoding GxGYxYP domain-containing protein, translated as MTTLDLGRLQYWARTFVIAIACCCIAFGNAQAQIPDPVFVHDADLSDNDRHVPSVFPQANQPADDLFVFDARRLPRHTQAFVASIQGLANRQQPELYLILSGNRIRPFDPARPRRDSIDRVWLDWLSSNEYVKSSPRIESVEALIEKYVSGGVVVVDPSLPASLNVATMISAVQGIPLAFPEDVERFQLKVAEDTRGRWSTNIEAYKWAWENLWPQMNHAAIAILSPRFHGHLRDYLVQQKIFTFWISHPDYRDAATGEDDLAEIKRLLLKMPVNIPVFGYPNAGGEDTGIGEGLGVKLLSDHGKFLVPTDWHTNLSIWTGWKSKAETLKQPSRPKLKYDPNKRYLCLLVSDGDNMNLWLDFLPTERNWRSPLRGSLPIAWTMGPAMLQLHGPLLDYYYGSLTPNDSFGCAVSGLGYMYPLHYGEAYGKHQAEILQRYLALTNQFNKGLDLTWYWGTIIGERGGEQFAAVAEELDGMTCLLEGYGRQWWRDEPYLTDGIPTFHFLNDAVSAEQTVAQVRRNLRRRNPQFGVVFIQNWEFDFDEIKELTEQIEGDIQWVLPEQLADLYLQSKAE; from the coding sequence ATGACGACTTTGGATCTTGGACGGCTTCAATATTGGGCACGGACTTTTGTGATCGCAATCGCTTGCTGTTGTATTGCGTTTGGCAATGCGCAAGCACAGATTCCTGATCCGGTGTTTGTTCACGATGCAGATCTTTCGGACAATGATCGCCACGTTCCAAGCGTGTTCCCTCAAGCGAACCAGCCTGCTGACGACTTGTTCGTTTTTGATGCCAGACGTTTGCCTCGGCATACGCAAGCCTTCGTCGCGTCCATCCAAGGACTCGCCAACCGTCAACAGCCGGAACTGTATTTGATTCTAAGCGGGAATCGGATTCGCCCTTTTGATCCGGCGCGTCCACGGCGTGATTCGATCGATCGTGTTTGGTTGGACTGGCTCTCGAGCAACGAATACGTGAAGTCATCGCCACGGATCGAGTCTGTCGAAGCTTTGATCGAAAAGTATGTCTCTGGTGGCGTTGTCGTTGTCGATCCATCGCTACCTGCCAGCCTGAATGTGGCGACGATGATTTCGGCCGTTCAGGGAATCCCCTTGGCATTTCCTGAAGACGTTGAACGCTTTCAGTTGAAGGTCGCCGAAGACACACGCGGACGATGGTCAACAAACATCGAGGCTTACAAGTGGGCATGGGAAAATCTGTGGCCGCAGATGAATCATGCTGCCATTGCGATTTTGTCGCCAAGGTTCCACGGGCATCTTCGCGACTATTTGGTCCAGCAAAAGATCTTCACATTTTGGATTTCACACCCGGACTATCGTGATGCAGCAACTGGCGAGGACGACTTGGCGGAGATCAAGCGATTGCTGCTGAAGATGCCAGTCAATATCCCTGTCTTCGGGTATCCAAACGCCGGGGGTGAAGACACCGGGATCGGTGAAGGCCTGGGTGTCAAACTGCTATCGGATCACGGAAAGTTTCTGGTGCCGACCGATTGGCATACCAACCTTTCGATTTGGACCGGCTGGAAGTCCAAGGCTGAAACCTTAAAACAGCCCAGCCGACCCAAACTGAAATATGATCCCAATAAACGCTACCTGTGCTTGCTGGTTAGCGATGGCGACAACATGAATCTTTGGTTGGATTTCTTGCCCACGGAACGCAATTGGCGAAGTCCGCTCCGCGGTTCACTACCGATCGCGTGGACGATGGGGCCGGCAATGCTGCAGCTTCACGGCCCACTGTTGGATTATTACTACGGATCTTTGACGCCCAATGATTCTTTCGGATGTGCTGTCAGTGGGCTCGGCTACATGTATCCGCTTCACTATGGGGAAGCTTACGGAAAGCACCAAGCGGAGATTCTGCAGCGGTATCTTGCTTTGACCAATCAGTTCAACAAAGGGCTCGATTTGACCTGGTATTGGGGAACGATCATTGGTGAGCGAGGCGGAGAGCAATTTGCTGCGGTCGCCGAAGAACTCGATGGCATGACTTGTCTGTTGGAAGGCTATGGCCGGCAGTGGTGGCGTGATGAACCTTACTTGACCGACGGAATTCCCACGTTTCATTTTCTGAACGACGCGGTCTCGGCCGAGCAGACTGTTGCTCAAGTTCGTCGCAACCTAAGGCGACGGAATCCTCAATTCGGTGTGGTCTTTATTCAGAATTGGGAGTTCGACTTCGATGAGATCAAAGAGCTAACCGAACAAATCGAAGGGGATATCCAGTGGGTGCTCCCAGAACAATTGGCCGATCTGTATCTACAGTCCAAGGCTGAGTAG
- a CDS encoding SdrD B-like domain-containing protein, translating to MNLNKKRLRRPARPQVLERRELFAADPIHVGVVYLETDYLESDNDVGGDSKGDKFLLTFNGGADGTTLNQVRIRTDKDGDGISVGDPIFDTAEGGRGKQQWHDFQILKIETTDGRVATAKATVVDGGQELILDLTNFRAGDRLEFTIDVDEVLRNLPDLDEFNDRLDVITSGQEFQDSILEAFFEAPHYEPTTADAIFLNNYGSPRDTYGLELPDDDGTGPNSRPNRSAAAVLELTQTPKPISISGSVWLDNNLDSVWQPGEAGLADVELTLLAADNSGQYKDTGYRVRTDAGGHYSFDRSLGLMPGNYQILETQPSGLFSVAAIPGRVEGIATGSAIGLDVLSSIEIPLGDSDAVEMNFAEAEAASIGGYVYRDNNDNGIREAGETGIAGVTIRIVPVVTVGDQDAVTTVTLSDGSYYVSNLSPGTYEIFEVTQPAGLIDGKDTAGTVNSVTVGVADTNGDAIRAINLDGGDVGVEYNFGELETGEISGLVYLANPGEACYPTYDPSLAEPLGGVIVELQTPDGNVISRVTTTPMGVYHFGDVVPGQYRIVQYTPDGLLDGASYAGTIDGVSMGQALDGTVIRQITMTPGGVGTDYHFCEIAPVTLSGYVYHDRSFEGTRDPGEEGIAGASISLVDDSGNTVATTQTDSNGFYQFESLPPGNYTLIEQQPSGYLDGIDRAGTIGGQTVGTAGNDRISQIAIPQGMSGVEYNFGELLPASIGGHVHLDVDGDCIRDPDEVGLNGVTIQLLDESGTVVRTTQTSIDGTYRFFGLTPGRYTVVEVQPEAFFDGGVTAGTVGGVVGVNQVSGIELGSGVDAFDYDFCEEPPSSLSGSVHIDNDGDCIRSPFERGIEGVVIELRDATGNVVATTTTDAMGNYQFVGLRGGEYKIFEVQPEGFFQGGQVLGSAGGAVLGVDLMSVSLTPGESAVDYMFCEYEPATLSGTVWSDDNENQRYDENETPIAEVTVKLIDDAGVVVQTTKTDLNGRYKFTGLDRGVYEIQEEQPEGYFQGGQIVGNLGGQPSGDDRLINIQVHAGLTGVGYDFPEVPPAEISGVVFVDGAAIETTELISPEDLREYKDGQLTTDDTRLNGVRITILDEFGLPLTDDAFLSGNAVADSVVLTNQDGVFQFKGLRPGTYVLSQTQPSSDSLIDSIDTPGSTGGLAVNAADEYDESQLFWIKSVAPAKDFDAILGVTVKAGQTSSENFFSEVEIDLSSPPPPPPPPPLPPPPPPLTILKPPAPEPEFIEPPPFEEFVAPEPVYPVTAPERVLPAPILGEVDFVTWHLSVINGGHPRGQVASRDAFMKVAMRSDNDAQDERHEKDKGRWTLLTIDGQVRQESETFELGAEDAIALAGDFNGDGDDEVAIYVEGHWYVDMNGNGVWDEGDLWILLGTEMDRPVVGDWDGDGKDDIGIFGRKWERDWRRIKTDAGLPDPSNRWRRYLETQKTLGLVSIETRPEDCRRMLRHGEDGSLRADAVDHVFQYGEDVDTPISGDWNGDGIDQIGIFRAGVWMLDAEGDGRRKSGEERFEFGQPGDYPIVGDFDGDGIDEVGVIRGNRVIIDSDGDREVTAADDQFDLPEGSQSGQPVVGDWDGDGRDELGWYNQAS from the coding sequence GTGAATCTGAATAAGAAACGATTGCGACGACCTGCTCGGCCACAAGTGCTTGAGCGTCGTGAACTGTTCGCCGCTGATCCAATCCATGTCGGTGTCGTTTACCTGGAAACCGACTACTTGGAATCGGACAACGATGTCGGAGGCGATTCCAAAGGCGACAAATTTCTGCTGACGTTTAACGGCGGTGCCGATGGCACAACGCTGAATCAAGTTCGCATTCGAACTGATAAGGACGGTGATGGTATCTCGGTCGGTGACCCGATCTTTGACACGGCCGAAGGTGGACGTGGAAAACAACAGTGGCACGATTTTCAGATCTTAAAAATTGAAACGACCGATGGGCGTGTCGCGACCGCAAAGGCAACCGTTGTCGATGGCGGGCAAGAGTTAATTCTGGATCTGACGAACTTTCGAGCGGGTGATCGTCTCGAGTTCACAATTGACGTCGATGAAGTCCTTCGCAACCTACCGGATCTGGATGAATTCAATGACCGGTTGGACGTGATCACGTCCGGTCAGGAATTCCAAGATTCGATCTTAGAGGCATTCTTTGAAGCTCCGCACTACGAACCGACAACCGCTGATGCGATCTTCTTAAACAACTACGGTTCGCCGCGCGATACCTATGGTTTGGAACTTCCCGATGATGACGGAACCGGACCGAACAGTCGTCCCAACCGTAGTGCGGCGGCCGTTCTGGAACTGACGCAAACGCCGAAGCCAATTTCGATTAGCGGCTCTGTTTGGCTAGACAATAATCTTGATTCGGTGTGGCAGCCCGGTGAAGCAGGCCTTGCCGACGTTGAATTAACGTTGCTCGCGGCTGACAACAGTGGTCAATACAAGGACACCGGATACCGAGTGCGAACCGACGCTGGAGGGCACTACAGTTTCGATCGCTCATTGGGGCTGATGCCCGGCAACTATCAAATCCTCGAAACTCAGCCCAGTGGCCTGTTCAGTGTCGCTGCAATTCCAGGACGCGTCGAAGGGATCGCGACAGGATCGGCGATCGGATTGGATGTTTTGTCTTCGATCGAGATTCCACTTGGGGATAGCGATGCGGTCGAGATGAATTTTGCCGAGGCCGAAGCCGCATCGATCGGCGGTTATGTCTATCGCGACAACAATGACAACGGTATCCGTGAAGCTGGCGAAACCGGAATTGCCGGTGTCACAATTCGTATCGTTCCCGTTGTAACGGTTGGCGATCAAGACGCGGTGACCACGGTGACATTGTCCGACGGTAGCTACTACGTCAGCAACTTGTCGCCAGGAACCTACGAGATATTCGAAGTCACCCAGCCGGCCGGATTGATTGACGGAAAGGATACAGCCGGGACCGTCAACTCGGTCACCGTTGGTGTCGCTGATACCAATGGTGATGCCATTCGCGCGATCAACCTCGATGGCGGTGATGTTGGCGTCGAGTACAACTTTGGCGAATTGGAAACGGGCGAGATCAGCGGTCTCGTGTACTTGGCAAATCCAGGTGAAGCCTGCTATCCCACATACGATCCGTCGCTCGCCGAACCTCTCGGTGGCGTGATTGTGGAATTGCAAACGCCCGACGGCAATGTAATCTCGCGAGTTACGACCACGCCAATGGGCGTTTACCATTTTGGCGACGTCGTTCCGGGCCAATATCGCATCGTCCAGTACACTCCGGACGGATTGCTCGATGGCGCATCATACGCCGGTACGATTGATGGTGTCTCGATGGGCCAAGCGCTCGATGGGACCGTGATTCGCCAAATTACGATGACGCCAGGTGGAGTGGGAACGGATTATCACTTCTGTGAAATCGCGCCCGTCACGCTATCGGGTTATGTCTATCACGATCGATCGTTCGAAGGCACTCGTGATCCTGGCGAAGAAGGCATCGCCGGCGCGAGCATTTCATTGGTGGACGATTCCGGAAACACCGTCGCCACAACGCAGACCGATTCGAACGGTTTCTACCAATTCGAGTCATTGCCTCCTGGGAACTACACCCTCATTGAACAACAGCCCAGCGGCTATCTGGATGGTATCGATCGAGCGGGAACGATTGGCGGGCAGACCGTCGGCACCGCAGGCAACGATCGAATCAGTCAGATTGCTATCCCACAAGGGATGTCGGGTGTCGAATATAACTTCGGCGAGTTGCTGCCTGCATCGATCGGCGGCCATGTCCATTTGGATGTTGATGGTGACTGCATTCGCGATCCCGATGAAGTCGGCTTGAACGGTGTCACGATCCAGTTGTTGGACGAATCTGGAACTGTTGTCCGAACGACTCAGACATCGATTGACGGAACCTACCGTTTCTTTGGATTGACACCCGGACGATACACCGTCGTCGAAGTTCAGCCCGAAGCGTTTTTTGATGGCGGAGTCACAGCGGGCACCGTTGGCGGCGTCGTTGGGGTGAATCAAGTCAGTGGCATTGAACTAGGGTCTGGTGTCGACGCGTTTGACTACGACTTTTGCGAGGAGCCACCGAGTTCGCTTTCCGGATCGGTACATATCGACAACGATGGCGATTGTATTCGTTCGCCATTTGAACGAGGCATCGAAGGCGTTGTCATTGAACTGCGAGACGCGACCGGGAATGTCGTTGCGACGACCACAACGGACGCGATGGGCAATTATCAGTTCGTCGGACTTCGTGGTGGCGAATACAAGATCTTCGAAGTCCAGCCCGAAGGCTTCTTTCAAGGCGGGCAGGTACTCGGATCAGCCGGTGGGGCGGTCCTTGGCGTCGACCTTATGTCGGTCTCTTTGACGCCTGGCGAAAGTGCTGTCGACTACATGTTCTGTGAGTATGAACCGGCGACTCTATCCGGAACCGTTTGGTCGGATGACAACGAGAATCAGCGGTACGATGAAAACGAAACGCCAATTGCCGAGGTCACTGTCAAACTGATCGATGACGCTGGCGTTGTCGTTCAGACGACCAAGACTGACCTTAACGGTCGCTATAAATTCACGGGACTTGATCGAGGCGTTTACGAGATCCAAGAAGAACAGCCTGAGGGGTACTTTCAGGGTGGCCAGATCGTGGGCAACCTCGGAGGCCAGCCTTCAGGTGACGATCGTTTGATCAACATTCAAGTTCACGCAGGTTTGACAGGCGTCGGATATGATTTTCCTGAAGTCCCGCCTGCCGAAATCAGCGGCGTTGTGTTTGTCGATGGCGCGGCGATCGAGACCACCGAATTGATCAGTCCGGAAGATCTACGGGAATACAAAGACGGCCAACTGACCACCGATGACACGCGGCTAAACGGTGTTCGAATCACCATTCTGGATGAGTTCGGGTTGCCTTTGACAGATGACGCGTTTCTGTCTGGCAATGCCGTCGCTGATAGTGTGGTGTTAACCAACCAAGACGGCGTGTTCCAATTCAAAGGGCTCCGGCCAGGAACCTACGTCCTGTCCCAAACGCAACCCAGTAGCGACAGCCTGATCGACTCCATCGATACACCTGGATCAACGGGTGGTCTGGCCGTGAATGCGGCTGACGAATACGACGAATCTCAGCTGTTTTGGATTAAGTCCGTTGCACCGGCCAAGGACTTTGACGCCATTTTGGGCGTTACCGTCAAGGCAGGGCAGACGTCCTCGGAGAACTTCTTTAGTGAAGTTGAGATCGATCTATCATCTCCACCACCTCCACCGCCGCCTCCCCCACTGCCACCACCACCTCCGCCGCTGACGATTTTGAAACCGCCCGCGCCGGAACCAGAATTCATCGAGCCTCCACCGTTCGAAGAGTTCGTCGCGCCGGAACCTGTATATCCAGTGACAGCGCCAGAACGAGTCTTGCCTGCACCGATCTTGGGCGAAGTCGACTTCGTCACTTGGCACTTGAGTGTGATCAATGGTGGGCATCCACGTGGTCAAGTCGCCTCACGTGATGCATTCATGAAGGTGGCGATGCGCAGCGACAATGACGCGCAAGACGAACGGCATGAAAAAGACAAAGGACGCTGGACTTTATTAACCATTGATGGCCAGGTTCGACAAGAAAGCGAAACGTTTGAGCTTGGGGCCGAAGATGCCATTGCTTTGGCTGGCGACTTCAACGGTGACGGAGATGACGAAGTCGCCATCTATGTCGAAGGACACTGGTACGTCGACATGAATGGCAACGGTGTCTGGGACGAAGGTGACCTTTGGATTCTGCTTGGGACCGAAATGGACCGTCCTGTCGTCGGCGACTGGGATGGAGATGGTAAAGACGACATTGGAATCTTCGGTCGAAAGTGGGAACGCGATTGGCGTCGAATCAAAACCGATGCAGGGCTTCCCGACCCATCCAACCGTTGGCGACGCTACTTGGAAACCCAAAAGACGCTTGGTCTGGTTTCAATCGAGACTCGCCCCGAGGACTGCCGCAGGATGCTGCGTCATGGCGAAGACGGAAGCTTGCGTGCTGACGCGGTCGATCACGTCTTCCAATATGGCGAGGATGTCGACACGCCGATTTCGGGCGACTGGAACGGCGACGGAATTGATCAGATCGGAATTTTCCGCGCAGGCGTTTGGATGCTGGACGCCGAGGGCGACGGTCGACGAAAGTCTGGCGAAGAACGGTTTGAGTTCGGTCAGCCAGGCGACTATCCGATCGTCGGTGACTTCGACGGTGATGGGATCGACGAGGTCGGCGTCATTCGCGGCAACAGAGTCATCATCGATAGCGATGGTGACCGCGAGGTGACGGCGGCTGACGACCAATTCGACTTGCCGGAAGGTTCGCAGAGCGGACAGCCCGTTGTCGGTGACTGGGACGGCGATGGTCGTGATGAGCTTGGCTGGTATAACCAAGCCAGCTAG
- a CDS encoding sulfatase, whose product MNFLALCLLTCAPVAAKAAELPATPKRDSVKPRNVVFILTDDHRYDAMGFMGHPFLETPHLDSLASNGVHLKNAFVTTSLCSPSRASILTGLYTHKHRVIDNNRLVPEGTIFFPQYLQRAGYDTAFIGKWHMGGAHDDPRPGFDHWISFRGQGNYLPPGPKYTLNVNGKRVKQKGYITDELTDYAIDWLDNRTDDKPFFLYLSHKAVHANFTPAERHQDRYKDADLSFLPRGKEIKAENDAPRWVRDQRNSWHGIDFSYHSDKGLDYLYRRYCESLLAVDDSVGRVLDQLKKMGIHDETLIVYMGDNGFMWGEHGLIDKRVSYEESIRVPMMMQCPDLYQGGTVVEKVIGNIDVGPTILHAAGLQTPDYMDGESFIELPNRPDMPWRDYFLYVYYWEKNFPQSPTQFALRGDRFKYITYYGLWDVDELYDLTTDPGETKNLINNPDYKSVAKEMEDKLYDMLGQAGGMDIPMNQPRGNSQNKRWDDRGGNEAAAFPKSIVVDEPINREAK is encoded by the coding sequence ATGAATTTTCTCGCACTGTGTCTGCTCACCTGTGCTCCAGTCGCTGCCAAAGCGGCTGAGCTTCCGGCGACACCCAAACGAGATTCGGTGAAGCCTCGCAACGTGGTTTTCATTTTGACCGACGACCACCGCTATGACGCGATGGGTTTTATGGGGCATCCGTTTTTGGAAACGCCGCATTTGGATTCGCTCGCGTCAAACGGTGTTCACCTCAAGAATGCTTTTGTCACCACCAGCCTCTGTTCGCCAAGTCGAGCTTCGATTCTGACCGGCTTGTACACGCACAAGCATCGTGTGATTGATAACAATCGCTTGGTACCCGAGGGAACCATTTTCTTCCCTCAGTACCTTCAGCGTGCAGGATACGACACGGCCTTTATCGGCAAGTGGCACATGGGTGGCGCGCATGATGATCCCCGCCCCGGATTTGATCACTGGATTAGCTTTCGTGGCCAGGGAAATTATCTTCCGCCGGGGCCGAAGTACACGCTGAACGTCAACGGCAAACGCGTCAAGCAGAAGGGATACATCACCGACGAGCTGACCGACTATGCGATCGATTGGCTCGACAACCGTACTGACGACAAACCGTTCTTTCTGTACCTGTCGCATAAAGCGGTGCATGCGAACTTCACACCAGCGGAAAGACATCAAGATCGATACAAAGACGCTGACTTAAGTTTCTTGCCACGCGGGAAAGAGATCAAAGCAGAAAATGATGCGCCACGTTGGGTTCGCGATCAGCGGAACAGTTGGCACGGGATCGATTTTTCCTATCACAGTGACAAGGGCCTCGACTACTTGTACCGTCGGTACTGTGAATCTTTATTGGCGGTTGATGACAGTGTCGGACGAGTGCTCGACCAGCTGAAGAAGATGGGCATCCATGATGAAACCTTGATCGTCTACATGGGCGACAACGGATTCATGTGGGGAGAACACGGTTTGATTGATAAGCGAGTTTCGTACGAAGAATCAATTCGTGTGCCGATGATGATGCAGTGTCCCGACCTCTATCAGGGTGGAACCGTCGTCGAAAAAGTCATTGGCAACATCGATGTCGGGCCGACCATCTTGCACGCCGCAGGCCTGCAAACGCCTGACTATATGGACGGCGAAAGCTTTATCGAACTGCCCAATCGTCCTGACATGCCGTGGCGTGACTATTTCTTGTATGTCTATTACTGGGAAAAGAACTTTCCGCAATCGCCAACTCAGTTCGCCCTTCGCGGTGACCGATTCAAGTACATCACCTACTATGGCTTGTGGGATGTTGATGAGCTGTACGACTTGACGACAGACCCGGGTGAAACCAAAAATCTGATCAACAATCCTGACTACAAGTCTGTCGCCAAAGAGATGGAAGACAAGTTGTACGACATGCTGGGGCAGGCGGGCGGGATGGATATTCCCATGAATCAGCCACGCGGCAACAGCCAGAACAAGCGATGGGATGATCGCGGTGGTAACGAAGCCGCCGCATTTCCAAAGTCGATCGTGGTTGATGAGCCGATCAATCGCGAGGCAAAGTAG
- the sufU gene encoding Fe-S cluster assembly sulfur transfer protein SufU — protein MTNEQDIYEEHVLDHYEDPYHRGCLENATHEDEGKNPLCGDVIQITLRLDDDNQIAEAWFDGEGCVISQASASMLIEKIEGKSLDEIRDFSANEMLELFGPKLTPNRQKCCLLSWRVLQSALHSPIDGDDDDSDGPSFGGPSLGEES, from the coding sequence ATGACTAACGAGCAGGATATCTACGAAGAACACGTCTTAGACCACTACGAAGACCCTTATCATCGCGGTTGCCTGGAAAACGCAACGCACGAGGATGAAGGCAAAAACCCGTTGTGTGGTGACGTTATCCAAATCACGCTTCGTCTGGATGATGACAACCAAATTGCCGAAGCTTGGTTCGACGGCGAAGGCTGTGTGATCAGCCAGGCCTCTGCGTCGATGCTGATCGAAAAAATCGAAGGCAAGTCGCTCGATGAGATTCGCGACTTTTCGGCCAACGAAATGCTTGAACTCTTTGGCCCAAAGTTGACGCCCAACCGGCAGAAGTGCTGTCTATTGTCATGGCGTGTTCTACAGTCGGCTTTGCATTCGCCGATCGATGGGGATGATGACGATTCAGATGGACCAAGCTTTGGCGGACCAAGTCTTGGCGAGGAGAGCTAG